From the Candidatus Nomurabacteria bacterium genome, one window contains:
- the smpB gene encoding SsrA-binding protein SmpB, whose protein sequence is MPTFTENRKAHFNYEFLEKIEAGIELFGNEVKSIRTGKATLEGARVIIRGGEAYVLGMNISPYQPNNTKEDYDSLRTRRLLLNKKEIETLLKTESTKGLTLIPISLYNKGPKIKVSVAVARGKKKFDKRETIKKRDIDREIGRTLKK, encoded by the coding sequence ATGCCTACATTTACTGAAAATCGAAAAGCTCACTTCAACTACGAATTCCTGGAAAAAATAGAAGCAGGAATCGAGCTTTTTGGGAATGAGGTCAAATCAATACGAACAGGCAAGGCAACGCTTGAAGGTGCGCGTGTAATAATAAGAGGTGGTGAAGCTTATGTCCTAGGGATGAACATATCCCCTTATCAGCCGAATAACACCAAAGAAGATTACGACTCGCTTCGAACTCGACGACTACTATTAAACAAAAAAGAAATCGAAACCCTATTAAAAACCGAATCTACTAAGGGTTTGACACTAATACCTATATCATTGTATAATAAAGGCCCTAAGATAAAGGTCTCTGTTGCGGTCGCACGAGGTAAGAAGAAATTTGATAAACGTGAGACAATCAAGAAACGTGATATAGATCGTGAAATAGGTAGAACTTTGAAAAAGTAA
- the ftsH gene encoding ATP-dependent zinc metalloprotease FtsH: MLISALYTVITENKKEVQEVTLSEVASLIETSQVKSIEVEGDVLNIELNDGTLKKSKKEIESSLSETLANYGVASEKISATPINIKSQTGFGYWLITILPILIPIAFIILFFWFMSRQVKGAGMQAFSFGQSKAKITDPNDKNNRVTFKDVAGSKEAKEELKEIVDFLRNPKKFLDIGARIPKGVLLTGVPGTGKTLLARAVAGEAGVPFFHLSGSEFVEMFVGVGASRVRDLFQLAKRTAPAIIFIDEIDAVGRVRGTGVGGGNDEREQTLNQILVEMDGFEPNEKVIVMAATNRSDVLDPALLRPGRFDRRVVLDLPDRSDREEILAIHAIRKPLAEDVNLKVIAERTPGFSGADLYSLMNEGAILAAREDRKKVAQFDFIRSIEKVMMGPERKSHLLSPIEKKITAYHEAGHAVVASVLPYADPVHKVSIVARGRAGGYTLKLPLEDRKLQSRKEFLDDIAMSLGGYVAEEMIFGDITTGPSNDLQVSSSLARAMVTRWGMSDLIGPVALESDGGRTMFGRGVEDREYSETMSTKIDDEVKRIMNEALEKARKVLTENRKCLDAVADKLIEVETLEQPEYEEIIKAHGISPKKKSEEIKA, translated from the coding sequence ATGTTGATCTCAGCTCTGTATACTGTAATCACAGAAAATAAGAAAGAAGTCCAAGAAGTTACTTTGTCTGAGGTTGCTTCTCTAATTGAGACCAGTCAGGTGAAGAGTATTGAAGTTGAAGGGGATGTTTTAAATATCGAGCTCAATGACGGAACTCTCAAGAAATCTAAAAAAGAGATAGAATCTTCTCTATCTGAAACTTTAGCAAACTACGGTGTTGCTAGTGAGAAAATTTCTGCTACTCCAATCAATATAAAAAGTCAGACAGGATTTGGGTATTGGCTTATTACAATTCTTCCGATACTAATTCCGATTGCTTTTATAATCCTATTCTTCTGGTTTATGTCACGTCAGGTAAAAGGCGCGGGGATGCAAGCTTTTTCCTTCGGTCAATCAAAAGCAAAAATAACTGATCCAAATGATAAAAATAATCGTGTAACTTTCAAAGATGTTGCTGGTTCAAAAGAAGCAAAAGAAGAGTTGAAAGAAATAGTAGATTTTCTTCGTAATCCAAAAAAGTTTCTTGATATTGGTGCCCGTATTCCAAAGGGTGTTTTGCTTACAGGTGTACCAGGAACAGGAAAGACACTTCTTGCTCGTGCTGTTGCAGGAGAAGCTGGGGTTCCGTTTTTCCACCTATCAGGTTCAGAGTTTGTAGAGATGTTTGTTGGAGTTGGAGCTAGTCGTGTGCGTGATCTTTTTCAGCTAGCAAAACGCACAGCACCAGCGATTATATTTATAGATGAGATTGATGCAGTAGGACGAGTGCGTGGAACAGGTGTTGGTGGAGGTAACGACGAGCGCGAACAGACTCTAAACCAGATTCTAGTAGAGATGGACGGTTTCGAACCCAATGAAAAAGTTATTGTAATGGCTGCAACAAATCGCTCTGATGTACTGGATCCAGCGTTGCTTCGTCCAGGACGTTTTGATAGAAGAGTAGTCTTGGACTTACCAGATAGATCAGACCGAGAGGAGATTTTGGCTATTCATGCTATTAGAAAACCACTAGCAGAAGATGTGAACCTCAAGGTTATAGCAGAACGTACACCAGGATTTTCTGGTGCTGATCTATATTCTCTAATGAACGAAGGAGCAATACTTGCTGCACGTGAAGATCGCAAGAAAGTTGCTCAGTTTGATTTTATTCGTTCAATCGAAAAAGTTATGATGGGTCCTGAACGCAAGAGTCATTTGTTGTCTCCAATTGAGAAGAAAATTACTGCATATCACGAAGCCGGTCATGCGGTTGTGGCGAGTGTGCTTCCATATGCAGACCCAGTTCACAAAGTTTCTATAGTTGCTCGTGGACGTGCTGGAGGATATACACTGAAGCTTCCTCTAGAAGATCGCAAACTTCAATCACGCAAAGAATTTCTAGATGATATAGCTATGTCACTCGGTGGATACGTTGCGGAGGAAATGATTTTTGGTGATATTACGACTGGTCCTTCGAACGATCTTCAAGTTTCAAGTTCTCTTGCACGTGCGATGGTTACACGATGGGGGATGAGTGATCTTATTGGTCCAGTAGCGCTTGAAAGCGACGGTGGGCGCACAATGTTTGGTCGCGGCGTAGAAGACCGAGAATATTCTGAAACAATGTCTACGAAAATTGATGATGAAGTAAAACGCATAATGAATGAAGCTCTCGAGAAAGCTCGTAAAGTTTTGACTGAAAATCGTAAGTGCCTCGATGCTGTTGCAGACAAGTTGATTGAAGTAGAAACACTTGAGCAACCAGAGTATGAGGAGATAATTAAAGCTCACGGTATTAGTCCAAAAAAGAAATCTGAAGAAATAAAAGCATAA